A genome region from Candidatus Poribacteria bacterium includes the following:
- a CDS encoding alkaline phosphatase family protein: MKRRKILILCIDAGSHDYLAASDLPNLQRLAKTGFYRHANAVIPSVTNVNNVSIATGTFPETHGITTNYHVDRMTGKGEFIEDNRFLLAPTLFEIAKASKFADKTALFVTKKKLLRMLEAGTDIAVAAEAPPPEYIQMAGQVEPIYSIEINWWLLRAVRETVRRDDPELVYCSTTDWVQHKYAPDAEPSQRHLVVLDQIIGDIVDDDPEREIYITADHGMLEKTTALDPGRLLTEQGIPASAIPIIKDRYVAHHGNLGGAAYVFLKSHADTPEAIQKLLRTPGIEEVYAAEDAAGRFRLHRERIGDIFVLADETTVFGELETAVEPTAVRSHGSRHESYVPIIGYNSPWSAIDFEYNLDIGRLFLESLR, translated from the coding sequence GTGAAAAGACGAAAAATTCTTATCCTCTGCATCGACGCGGGGAGTCATGACTATCTCGCGGCGAGCGACCTTCCAAACCTTCAAAGATTGGCAAAAACCGGATTTTATCGGCATGCCAATGCCGTTATTCCGTCTGTTACGAATGTCAACAATGTGAGCATCGCAACTGGCACCTTTCCTGAGACACATGGCATCACGACGAATTACCATGTAGACAGAATGACTGGCAAAGGCGAATTTATTGAGGATAACCGTTTCCTTCTCGCACCGACACTCTTTGAAATCGCAAAAGCGTCTAAATTTGCAGACAAAACCGCACTGTTTGTAACAAAGAAAAAGTTGTTACGAATGTTAGAAGCCGGTACCGACATCGCTGTTGCCGCTGAAGCACCACCGCCTGAATATATCCAGATGGCTGGACAGGTTGAGCCGATTTATTCAATTGAAATCAACTGGTGGCTCCTACGTGCTGTGCGCGAGACTGTGCGTAGAGACGATCCAGAACTTGTCTACTGCTCAACAACGGATTGGGTCCAACACAAATACGCGCCCGATGCCGAACCGTCGCAACGCCATCTCGTAGTACTCGACCAAATCATCGGTGACATTGTAGATGATGATCCAGAACGTGAAATCTATATTACGGCGGATCATGGGATGTTGGAGAAGACCACCGCACTTGACCCGGGCCGCTTGCTAACGGAGCAAGGTATCCCCGCGAGTGCCATCCCGATTATTAAGGATCGATACGTTGCACATCACGGCAATTTAGGTGGCGCGGCATACGTATTTCTAAAAAGCCATGCGGATACACCAGAAGCGATTCAGAAACTGCTGCGTACGCCCGGTATTGAAGAAGTGTACGCTGCAGAAGATGCCGCAGGCAGGTTTCGGCTCCATCGCGAACGGATCGGCGACATCTTTGTGTTAGCAGATGAAACGACTGTCTTCGGTGAATTGGAAACCGCAGTTGAACCAACCGCTGTGCGGTCACACGGTTCGCGACACGAAAGTTATGTGCCGATTATTGGGTATAATAGCCCTTGGTCAGCAATAGATTTTGAATATAATCTTGATATCGGAAGACTATTTTTAGAAAGCCTGCGTTAA